The region ATTACTAAGCATTTTAACTATTTATAAAAGTGATTTTGTCCCCAAGGCTTGCTTTCAGATGGTActaattttattttcatgtcacCTTACAACATTGATTCCTGGCCTAGAGAGGGGTTAGATAAATCACTAATCATGCTGATCTACTAAATGATGTCTGAGCGGATTCACTGTCATTACTTTTCTCACTTAGACACCTCATCACTGGATGCTAAACACCTGAAGATGGCAGTGGGTATCGTCGTCTTCTTCATCGGCTTCACTGCAGCCACTGGTGGAGCAGCTTACTACTGGTGGAAAAAGAGGTGTGTTGACGTCAGTGTCCGTATTATGAAACCATTCCCTTTTTCTTCTGTGCCGggttcattgttttcattgttagaCTGTGAAAACTGGTTTTATAACACTTTCTTTTCATGTTTCAGGTTCGACCTCAGCCCATTAGGCAGACAAGGACAAACATCTCCAAGTCATCAATCAGAATTATTGAGTTTGAATAGAGAATAAGATAAAGCTCTGCTGAAGAACTAGATTAGGTAACAATATAAAGTATTAAAGCCGGCGACCCCTTCAGcccacaaaaaagaaaatagtccCCCTCAACAACTGACCTACAGTGGAAGGAGAAAAACAGCATTGTGGGAAGATGACATAGTGTTGGTTTATTATTGTACTGACCCCCCCGACATGGCAACGCTCCTCCTTTATCATTTGTGTCAACCAAGGACTCCACTGACATGGTATCCTTCAAAAAACAAAGTGCCATAAATTGTTCCAACGTTGTGTTATGATCATTTTGTAGGATTAAGGCGTCAGACCTGTCACTTTCAATTACTGTCTCACCTTGGAATAAATATCATCTTTACATGACATGTCacatctgtgtatgtgtgatcTATATGAACCGTTTTGAAGCACATTATTAACAGGATAGAGGATTTTATTTGTCCcactaagtaaaaaaaatacaatctttAATTGAAAATTCAACTTAAACTTGGTGCTGGTTTCTTTCAGTCTGTGCgtacagcaaaaaaacaacagaacgcTGACAGCAtgtgtttaatatattttaaatttgatttattcaCTTAATTGTTCAATTATATATTCTAAAAGTTTCCTCTCACTATATGATGATCTAAATGCTGCTGTAAAGATTTTTCCACACTtctacactgcaaaaaaaaagcagatataAAGCAGCTCtaatcagtatttttatatttacaatgatCACATGACAACTTGTATGCTGTCTGTGATGAATCCACGGAGAATTGTCACTCGACTCTGTAGTCCCGCTCAGCTGTATGgagtgttttagcatctttcagctcattgttttgttttccgtAACCTTGTTTTCGGACACAGCGATAAAACCTCTCTACTAATACTCTACACTATCTGCTCAGCAACAAATGGTAGAAATAcaaagttagagactagctggtgaagaaAATGGAGCATTTCCCAGCTAAAAAGCCAGATAGGAGTAAAAACCCAAAACAACTAAAAGGGAGTGAAAAGTAGACCTGCATTCATCAGGtgaccagaaacacaactccaaaagaatgctaatgttgctccgtatctACTGGTTGTGTAAATAAGGAACTGTTTgccatgtaagggataatgtacagcaagccggtcattgttgtgaaagaaaccccaacagggcgatgccgcagtCTCtgatcaccctgaaggggtttctttcacaacaatgacccgctagctgtacattatcccgcttattacatggttacttacttcagaaatcaataatttgacacaaaaacggtctgtcagagtccgacatcagaactgcgcccatagcaacggtctgttatacatagcacaactgctataaagaaataatagttGTTCATTCGTTTCCTCCCGACgccacaattctcccgtatttctcccgatttatgacaaattttcaaacaccttttttcctttttgttttcacaacctgtttctggcactgtacagcgtgttTAGCCCTGCTGTTTTCACCACAATccacaatacagctacacctaatGTTGTTTCCTGGCAGAAAAGAGCTGCTTGCGACCTCCCAACACAACGCTGTTTGAGGTGCGCTAGACAAAGTTGGCCTTTGCCCGACGCAGTGAAAAGCCGTCGTGGTGCGGCGCAAGTCATTCgaaataacaggtttcagagcgcagggtgccgttgtcgcattgtgtctgaaagggccttcagtgagtgagagaaggagaaggaaatGGAGAGATTCTCAAGCAGGGGCAATAAATGAATGACAGATTTTAAAGTAagattaaaagtatttaagataaaaaatgatgttgcagtgaacttattattttgctattttgattccttaaaagtcaccagaatgcaggaaacaaagtctctgacactcctttttttccccctcaagacgccccgctttggttttgaaatcctccctactTTTGAGgactcaaggttggcaagtatgatttACGGGTGTGCacttacattgcagtcaatacagcctgtctggtgtacaaatgacatgccaaacgcaagaaaggcgttcttattgcattgccttgcacattatcgtgtcattcatatgtCTTTTTGTGCGACCGGGCTGCCAGAAGAGGCTAAAACTTCAAATCCATCCAGTCTATAAAAGTGTTTTGTCAGCCTACAATCCTTGCTATTGATTGTCCTATATACATGTAGATAATGTAAGatcatttgtattattttgtgtgaGTGTCAGTGTGTGATGTATGGATACGGTGATAGCTTTATCAGTGACACCATAATCTGAATACAATGCTAATGcttttaattctttaaaaatgtgttttctcagTCCCCAGTGATAAGGTGTGATGTTGGGTATAATGTCCTAGCGAGACAAAATAAACCTTTGCCACTAATCTCTTATTTCCTGGCATTGCACTTCTCAATCTATATACTATTATTCTTGGACAACAGCAGTCCTTGCAACATCGATTACAAGTGTAAAAGGTCCTGTTGCTGCTGAACCTTATCCTGTGGATTACATTTGTAAAGGTGGCTCAGACCTGTGGATTTGTGTGATGTAGAAATGTTAAATTCCCTACCAGATTCTCTGCATGTTGTAAtgtaaaagatgaataaattgCAGACCCCGTGTGTTTGAACTTCAGTGAGAAAAACTTCTCCAACACCAGCTGTTCAATCCCACGCCACTCCGTGACTCTGTAAATGATTCAACCTGATAGGAGAGGTTCTATTTCTGAATTGACGGGGAAGCTATAAGAGCTTTGAGCCTGAACCCCCCTGGCACTTGTTAGCTGGCATTTCAGTTGTGTGAAACACTGACTCATTGCTGTCAATATGGCAAGTCTTTTCACCGTCGTGGCCATGCTGGCTGTGTTGTCCGGTGGGTTGTGTGAGGAGAAAACCTTTCTGCAGCGAGCTGGTGTGGCCTTTAGCAGCAGACAGTACAGATCTTTGCTTACTGTGAGCAACGGAGAGCAGTTTGGAAACTGGACCTGGCCAGAGATGTGTCCTGACAAGTTCTTTGCTGTTGGCTTCAGTCTCAGGGTAAAAACACCGACTCTCTCACGTATTacaaatatttgatatttcaaATAAACCTACTGCAGTGaggcaaagaaaaagaaaactgagGCACACAACGGGcggatataaaaaaagaaaagaatggaAAGTCTCACCTAACCAGCATTTGTACTAACCAGGTCAGACAGGTGTAGCAAACCAACTTGCTGAATCTCCTTGTCCACAATGTAATAATTAATGAAGATGATATTTTTCTATTTGCATCTACATTATGTCTTGTTTATATACCaatgtttttctattttgtaACTTTTGCCTTTCATTTTTATGTTGTGAATGTATTTTTCACATGTAAGATTTCTCTATCTTCAATAGATCTAGAACCTTTATATGTGTAGATATAAATTTGTGCTTTGTGAATTCTTTCTCTGGCTTGAATGTAggatgtcttgtttttttgtgcttgtttTCTTGATAATGTGGATAATGTGATAGGGCCCTCCTTGATTTGAAACATCCGTCCTGGTCAGTATAAATACCGGCTGTTGTTCTCATCCTTAAAATAATCTAGGAAACAAAAGATACAGATGATGAAGACTGTTTGCTGAAGCTGAAATTCAAGACATTGCCGCTATGAGTGTGCAGCTTTCCATTCTCcatttagttttacagataGATTTGAAAATGAAGACACGTCATTTCAAGCCAACATGTGTGTCCTCGTGGAGAAGCTTGATGGCATgggttcacatttttttcaggtcACATATGTGCGTTAAAACAGTTTTTGGTTGCTGTAAatgttcctcctctcctttgctAATGTGATTCTGATGTAAGATGGTggataaaaatatttttaagtcTATTGAGaataattataacaataataggATAACAAGAGAACTGCTCTGggaactgttttctgtttgctcAGGTGGAGCCTAACCAGTACGCGGTGGATGACACCGCTCTGAATGGGATCCGCCTCATCTGCGCCAAAGACGGAAACCGAAGCTTCGTGTACTCTGTTGAATCCCACACTGGCTAGTGAGTAGTTCACGACAGTAACGCCTTCTAATGAGGCACCTTTTTATAAAGGGCTTACTGTATAATGGGCTTCATCAATTGTTAACAAATCATTAGTTAAAGCTTTAAACATCAGTTATATTCCATTAACACCATTTTAATGTCTCATAAGTGATGTATAAAGTATTAGTAAATGTAATTTTGACCATTAATAAAGCCATTAGTTACAACTGAAATAAATGGTGCCTTATTAGAGAGTGGTACACCTACAATAAAACAGATTTCCATGGCCGGTTCAATGAAGGTGCAAACTGTGATTTGTTCCTTTACAGTAGAGTTTTATTTGAAAGTCTCAAGTGATCTACATTTTTTatcaacccagtcgccagaaggaatgttggcattgtacgtttctatAAACCACGGGGTGGAAACCAATGTGGACGTTTTTGAACCAAatcataaatacgtttcatatctgCCTTGtgtcacgcttgcagaaacgcacaatgacacgtggttaacgttgtgaaacaattggttaggtttaggcaacaaaactacttagttaaagtggagatgaaattaaaaatgcctttttaaccctTGTGGATCACATCCTCAGTCATATTTTGCACCTATTTAATaatatatgcatttttttttttacaaaacaaaattgatttctttgtatttttataatcaAAATCAGATAAACTTTTCGTcctataaaacaaaatatgacgtgTGCTTAGATGAGCTAGTATCAACAATATTATGCAATGCattatcatccatccatccatccatcaatctgtAACTTTTACTGAGGCAGTTAGTGGGCCGGATTTGCGGAGTGGAAGGATTTGCTTTAAATCCCTTTTGTACCTGTACACGgctcaaatattctgtttcactgggGAACATGTCACACTACAGAAGACGCTCTAACTTCCATTTCACCAGGACTTTAAGGTTAGaacaaaacatcatggtttaTGTTACTATAATAACTTACATAATGTTACGTAACAAGTgtaacaacgttacgtaaaaagCAGAAATTCAACATTTACTTTTAGTATCATataggacacaaacagcggtctcctgggtaaagtcctgtgtttgtttgacccatccaccacccctcccaccGTTAGTGGACTTTCCCTCGTAATAATACCACATAACTTTGAATAACGGTTTCTCACTCTATACAGGGCTGCCACTCAtgctgaaatgtttttgttgacgTCTTTAAACATGCAGCTGTTTGTTGCTGTGGCCAGATCTATCATGTGAAAGAGATCCTTGATCTCAGTGGGACTAACCTGGCTGTACTATAAAGGTTAAATAAGAATTAGATAAATAAAGTAGGAAAGCAGCAGGGAGCTGCAGACTGGCAGGTTCCCATCATGTTCAGAGGGGAAATGAAAGCACCGCTTTTGCCAGGATTGCAAATTAGGTGTTCAGATGTGGAAATGTCTTGACTTTCCTCCAGTGTTTCCAGCCTTCATCTTGGATCCATTCctgatttttttctccccccactACTCTCTTGTATTTCCTCCTCTCTCGTTCAGCTTCGGTGACTGGTCCCACCCCCAGTACTGCCCCAGTGGCGTGCTCACCGCTTTCCAGATCCGCGTGGAACCCCATCAGGGTCTGTTCGGCGACGACACGGCCGTCAACAACATCAAGTTCCGCTGCAGCAGCAATCCGACGCTGGAGGGGACCGGCATGGACTGGGGAGAGTACGGCTACTGGAGCGAGGAGTGTCACGGCGGAGGAATCTGTGGCATCGAGACCAAGATGGAGCAATACCAGTACGGCCTGGACGACTCCAGCCTCAACGATGTGCGCTTCCATTGCTGTGCCAAGCCTCAGCAGGTAAGACAGAGGGTTATATATTGAAAACCAAAGCCCAGAAACGTTTGAGGGGTTAATGACACATCCACAGAAGGTTTTCATAGACTCTTTATTTTGGTTAATTTGAGAGAGTGAGAACATGtataaagagacatctgtaaatcagaggatcatttttttaggtcaatcaacttcccagtacgaacacttaaatagccctcatttaaatcgttatgtcttaaaagttgtaaaattaactattagccgaatccagagttatttcctcggCATGATgtacgtgcatcagacccacgggactgcaccgccctgcacgcttatgacatatccggttctgccagcttcctgctggcTGTCTGCGGCTGTAATAaaggatatattggctgtaattcatcacttttattatcttataatgcacccatgggctgtatgctgtaagcctgtatcgtggtggatgtattaacgtctctgttcccaaacaaccggctatcggccagtagctagtagtgctagtagcatgacataaacataatttaatatagttgtaggctatttactgacacgcagggcaaaagcacaggacacaacctcttactgcacatccatggtctgtgttCTGTTGGACATTGATTTTGGATCCTTAACATGAAAAagattgagattgctctcaaaatctatGTGCTGAAtctttctaacttccatttatgtccatcgctcactttatgctcctctgggaatcagccgggcaaaaaagttaaataaatatataagtagGTATGTAAATAGTtctaatagtatgcatatttataatatttttattgttcaacagaggtaattttggtagagacattcaaattatgacaatagaatagaaataattttgttttacttttgtacggcactttgtaggcagatgttttactggcgtcatGATGGCAGTCGATTTGATTACTCCCTGCTGGGAGCTGCTTTtgcttcttatcaatatacgttctttggtttgggtatatatatattttttttttaacattttaaggaAGAAGAAGTTTGCAGGATGACGATTCAAATGTAATATATTCTGTATACATTTCCCTGTTTATgaacttgtgtttgttgtttttattgacaGTGATCGGCAGGTGAACATCAAGCAGGCCTGAGCAGTTTGATCCAGTCCGTCTCCAACGCCATCAACGCTGACCAATAATAAAACTATCATCTGAAATGCTGCTGTCTCTTTAATGGTTTTCCAGAACATGAAGATCTTGATATGAAGAGTGTTACTTCTTTCCTTTTAAAAAACTTAAATATGACTGATATCAGAGTTTAGAGCAGCAGTTTCCAATAAACTGAGAGTTATTTGTCAAAATATCCAGCTGTCTAAACAAAGTCGAGTGTCACGGGGAAAACAGAAAGATTAAGGAGCGCCGCTTCAAATCAAGCCCCCGTCTGAAGAGCCTCTTTTAACATCATGTCATCCCCTCATCACCTCTCATCAGCATGAGAGCAGCATGTTTTCATTTCCTGTCCAATGAACCAATGAGCGCACAGCAAAGTCGTAATAAGCGTGAACACAACACAGAGCCGCTGACACAGGCGTTTCCCAGAATTCCTGCTGGAGCTTAGGTAATTAAGAAATGACAAGAGAGGggatattaattaatttacagttTAAGGCCTGACGAAGGTTGATAAGACACCGATTGGCACACACAGAGGTAATTGTGTTAATTAATCGGCGGGTAGTTAATCTGTGAGCACAGAGTGTGTGCGGAGGGTTGGGGAAGGGAACTCGAGGACGTTATCAAACACTGCGGTAATGGTTTTCAGAAGATTTTGCAAGTCAAGTCAAAGTGATTATAGTCTTCAACACACAGCTACAGAGAGCCTCTCTGTCAGGGTAATGAATACACTCAAACTGACCTCATATCTAAGTTCAAACTGCACTTATTGGAGTTAGATGCTCAAGTGCACTTGTTGGTCTGCTTGGAAAAACATATATATCAGCTAATATCAGCAGGGGGAGGGTTGACAAGGAAAACAGCCGTGTGAGGAGCTCATTTcaagtttaaaatgtaaaatacaactctatcatttgtttttgtctaaaaagtgacaaaattgAACTATTGAAGTTCTGAGAGCGAAAAGTGTCATCTTCAAATTACTTATTTTGTCTGAACAACAAACCTCACTGACTCACTGGTGTGCCAGTCATTACAAATGCATGCTGTCCAGTTGAAACTTGGTTGAAACCCACATAacttaactttaaaatgtggaGATCTGAAAGTTTCCAGAAATACCTGAattttaaagaaatgtgtataaaatgatgcacaaggCATCTAGAATATATCCACTAAAACCCACAAGAGTCCTGggtgagatatacagtataggaaaaaaaaattatctgagattttgagaataaagtcaaaatattatgagaataaagtaaaacatttataagaaaaaagttgtaatatgagaataaagtcataatattgcgagaataaagtaaaaagtttatgagaaaaaaagttgtaatattatgagaataaagtcaatattataaagtagtaattttacaagttattttctttttttctc is a window of Sebastes umbrosus isolate fSebUmb1 chromosome 11, fSebUmb1.pri, whole genome shotgun sequence DNA encoding:
- the LOC119497238 gene encoding vitelline membrane outer layer protein 1 homolog isoform X1, which gives rise to MASLFTVVAMLAVLSGGLCEEKTFLQRAGVAFSSRQYRSLLTVSNGEQFGNWTWPEMCPDKFFAVGFSLRVEPNQYAVDDTALNGIRLICAKDGNRSFVYSVESHTGYFGDWSHPQYCPSGVLTAFQIRVEPHQGLFGDDTAVNNIKFRCSSNPTLEGTGMDWGEYGYWSEECHGGGICGIETKMEQYQYGLDDSSLNDVRFHCCAKPQQVNIKQA
- the LOC119497238 gene encoding vitelline membrane outer layer protein 1 homolog isoform X2 codes for the protein MASLFTVVAMLAVLSGGLCEEKTFLQRAGVAFSSRQYRSLLTVSNGEQFGNWTWPEMCPDKFFAVGFSLRVEPNQYAVDDTALNGIRLICAKDGNRSFVYSVESHTGYFGDWSHPQYCPSGVLTAFQIRVEPHQGLFGDDTAVNNIKFRCSSNPTLEGTGMDWGEYGYWSEECHGGGICGIETKMEQYQYGLDDSSLNDVRFHCCAKPQQ